A section of the Oncorhynchus tshawytscha isolate Ot180627B linkage group LG09, Otsh_v2.0, whole genome shotgun sequence genome encodes:
- the tcf20 gene encoding transcription factor 20 isoform X2: MKGERGAVGGKASSSGIEALLTSALLSQLPRRDGEIERVKEKRELEDVDSALQAGKVLPSSEYLLPGPVITESIHSGRLLCCLCQKWANYKNLGDLYGPYYPPEYATRLPKNQPQIRQSLVTTGMNRNVQNLDTISNVLTTQGRELQDVPTIKSSTYSDCMFNQETNTTSPATAVGTASPAGGGEMLYLASKLAKTTTNKTTVLNWDMPPELKPVTELRKQPELQNEPTYSQQNQPCQQQQTEDTQQRPQHRKLTSHPRFKRRQKSSENSPRMVPSNSKASLPFQPPPPTLDSLGPLAQLAQLPQMPIDPEELWVHEACMVWTSGVYLVNGRLYGLQEALDGARDTVCSYCEMVGSTLGCYSKGCTLRYHYPCAMDADCSLNEDNFSLRCPKHKVKRESFPRAASQLNLCTLSSLREAERDTEEEETQEYRIGMFGR, encoded by the exons ATGAAGGGAGAGCGTGGAGCAGTTGGAGGGAAAGCAAGCAGTAGTGGTATTGAAGCTCTTTTGACCTCAGCTCTTTTGTCTCAACTGcctaggagagatggagaaattgAGAGGGTCAAAGAGAAGAGGGAACTGGAGGATGTAGACTCTGCCCTCCAGGCAGGAAAGGTTCTACCTTCATCTGAGTACCTTCTACCAGGCCCTGTGATTACTGAATCCATTCATTCTGGCCgtcttctctgctgcctgtgccAGAAATGGGCAAATTACAAAAACCTTGGGGATCTCTATGGACCTTACTACCCTCCTGAATATGCTACAAGGCTTCCCAAGAATCAACCCCAGATTCGACAGAGTCTTGTAACTACTGGGATGAATAGAAATGTGCAAAATCTAGACACCATTTCAAATGTGTTGACCACCCAGGGCCGTGAACTGCAAGATGTGCCAACTATCAAGTCCTCAACTTATAGTGATTGCATGTTCAATCAAGAGACCAATACAACTTCTCCTGCCACTGCTGTTGGCACTGCCTCTCCAGCAGGTGGAGGGGAGATGCTTTATCTGGCCAGCAAACTTGCTAAAACCACCACCAACAAGACAACAGTTCTTAATTGGGACATGCCTCCAGAGTTAAAACCAGTTACTGAGCTAAGGAAACAACCTGAACTTCAGAATGAGCCCACTTACAGTCAGCAAAACCAACCATGCCAGCAACAGCAGACAGAAGACACTCAACAAAGGCCACAACACAGAAAGCTGACGTCGCACCCAAGATTTAAAAGGAGACAGAAATCCAGTGAGAATTCCCCAAGAATGGTGCCATCCAACAGCAAAGCCTCATTGCCATTCCAGCCCCCTCCCCCAACCTTAGACTCCCTTGGGCCTTTGGCACAGCTGGCCCAACTTCCTCAGATGCCTATAGACCCAGAGGAGCTGTGGGTGCATGAGGCATGCATGGTCTGGACAAGTGGGGTTTACCTGGTCAATGGAAGACTGTATGGCCTACAGGAGGCACTAGATGGTGCCAGAGACACA gtctgctCTTATTGTGAAATGGTTGGCTCAACCCTCGGCTGTTACAGCAAAGGCTGCACACTGAGATATCACTACCCGTGTGCCATGGATGCAG ACTGCTCTCTGAATGAAGATAACTTTTCACTACGATGTCCGAAGCATAAGGTAAAAAGGGAGAG TTTCcccagagcagccagccagctaaaTCTGTGTACCTTGAGCAgtctgagagaggctgagagagacactgaggaggaggagacgcaGGAGTATAGGATCG GTATGTTTGGACGATGA
- the tcf20 gene encoding transcription factor 20 isoform X3 codes for MKGERGAVGGKASSSGIEALLTSALLSQLPRRDGEIERVKEKRELEDVDSALQAGKVLPSSEYLLPGPVITESIHSGRLLCCLCQKWANYKNLGDLYGPYYPPEYATRLPKNQPQIRQSLVTTGMNRNVQNLDTISNVLTTQGRELQDVPTIKSSTYSDCMFNQETNTTSPATAVGTASPAGGGEMLYLASKLAKTTTNKTTVLNWDMPPELKPVTELRKQPELQNEPTYSQQNQPCQQQQTEDTQQRPQHRKLTSHPRFKRRQKSSENSPRMVPSNSKASLPFQPPPPTLDSLGPLAQLAQLPQMPIDPEELWVHEACMVWTSGVYLVNGRLYGLQEALDGARDTVCSYCEMVGSTLGCYSKGCTLRYHYPCAMDADCSLNEDNFSLRCPKHKFPQSSQPAKSVYLEQSERG; via the exons ATGAAGGGAGAGCGTGGAGCAGTTGGAGGGAAAGCAAGCAGTAGTGGTATTGAAGCTCTTTTGACCTCAGCTCTTTTGTCTCAACTGcctaggagagatggagaaattgAGAGGGTCAAAGAGAAGAGGGAACTGGAGGATGTAGACTCTGCCCTCCAGGCAGGAAAGGTTCTACCTTCATCTGAGTACCTTCTACCAGGCCCTGTGATTACTGAATCCATTCATTCTGGCCgtcttctctgctgcctgtgccAGAAATGGGCAAATTACAAAAACCTTGGGGATCTCTATGGACCTTACTACCCTCCTGAATATGCTACAAGGCTTCCCAAGAATCAACCCCAGATTCGACAGAGTCTTGTAACTACTGGGATGAATAGAAATGTGCAAAATCTAGACACCATTTCAAATGTGTTGACCACCCAGGGCCGTGAACTGCAAGATGTGCCAACTATCAAGTCCTCAACTTATAGTGATTGCATGTTCAATCAAGAGACCAATACAACTTCTCCTGCCACTGCTGTTGGCACTGCCTCTCCAGCAGGTGGAGGGGAGATGCTTTATCTGGCCAGCAAACTTGCTAAAACCACCACCAACAAGACAACAGTTCTTAATTGGGACATGCCTCCAGAGTTAAAACCAGTTACTGAGCTAAGGAAACAACCTGAACTTCAGAATGAGCCCACTTACAGTCAGCAAAACCAACCATGCCAGCAACAGCAGACAGAAGACACTCAACAAAGGCCACAACACAGAAAGCTGACGTCGCACCCAAGATTTAAAAGGAGACAGAAATCCAGTGAGAATTCCCCAAGAATGGTGCCATCCAACAGCAAAGCCTCATTGCCATTCCAGCCCCCTCCCCCAACCTTAGACTCCCTTGGGCCTTTGGCACAGCTGGCCCAACTTCCTCAGATGCCTATAGACCCAGAGGAGCTGTGGGTGCATGAGGCATGCATGGTCTGGACAAGTGGGGTTTACCTGGTCAATGGAAGACTGTATGGCCTACAGGAGGCACTAGATGGTGCCAGAGACACA gtctgctCTTATTGTGAAATGGTTGGCTCAACCCTCGGCTGTTACAGCAAAGGCTGCACACTGAGATATCACTACCCGTGTGCCATGGATGCAG ACTGCTCTCTGAATGAAGATAACTTTTCACTACGATGTCCGAAGCATAAG TTTCcccagagcagccagccagctaaaTCTGTGTACCTTGAGCAgtctgagagaggctga